From Aspergillus fumigatus Af293 chromosome 5, whole genome shotgun sequence, a single genomic window includes:
- the aspA gene encoding uncharacterized protein, translating into MSSALNAIRRKKNVKKGIQFCLMVCGASGTGRTTFVNTLCGKKVLESKDADDAASAHIEEGVRIKPVTVELELDDEGTRISLTIVDTPGFGDQIDNEASFGEIVGYLERQYDDILAEESRIKRNPRFRDNRVHVLLYFITPTGHGLRELDIELMKRLSPRVNVIPVIGKADSLTPAELAESKKLIMEDIEHYRIPVYNFPYDIEEDDEDTVEENAELRGLMPFAIVGSEDFVEIDGRKVRARQYPWGVVEVENPRHSDFLAIRSALLHSHLADLKEITHDFLYENYRTEKLSKSVDGAAAGHDSSMNPEDLASQSVRLKEEQLRREEEKLREIELKVQREIAEKRQELLARESQLREIEARMAREASQNQMALQPEAANGDA; encoded by the exons ATGTCGTCGGCTCTTAACGCG ATCCGTCGCAAGAAAAATGTCAAAAAGGGTATCCAGTTCTGCTTGATGGTCTGTGGTGCTAGCGGAACCG GACGTACAACTTTTGTCAACACCCTTTGCGGAAAGAAAGTCCTTGAGAGCAAGGATGCCGACGATGCTGCCAGCGCTCACATTGAGGAGGGTGTTCGTATCAAGCCTGTCACAGTCG AACTCGAATTAGACGACGAAGGCACCCGGATTTCCCTCACCATCGTTGATACCCCCGGTTTTGGTGACCAGATTGACAATGAAGCCAG CTTTGGTGAAATCGTCGGATACCTCGAACGCCAATATGACGATATTCTTGCTGAAGAATCGCGAATCAAGCGTAACCCTCGCTTCAGGGACAACCGTGTCCATGTCCTCCTCTACTTTATCACACCCACAGGTCACGGCTTGCGCGAGTTGGATATCGAACTGATGAAACGTCTTTCTCCTCGTGTCAATGTCATCCCCGTTATCGGAAAAGCCGATTCCCTCACCCCTGCCGAACTCGCCGAGTCCAAGAAGCTCATCATGGAGGATATTGAGCACTACCGCATCCCTGTGTACAATTTCCCCTACGatattgaggaggatgatgaagacacAGTCGAAGAGAACGCTGAGCTGCGTGGGCTTATGCCATTCGCGATTGTCGGCTCTGAAGATTTCGTTGAGATTGATGGACGGAAAGTGCGGGCCCGGCAGTATCCCTGGGGTGTTGTGGAGGTTGAGAATCCCAGACACTCCGACTTCTTGGCTATTAGAAGCGCTCTGCTTCACAGCCATCTCGCAGATTTGAAGGAGATCACCCACGATTTCCTCTACGAGAACTATCGTACCGAGAAGCTGAGCAAGAGCGTGGACGGTGCTGCTGC TGGTCACGATTCCTCTATGAACCCCGAAGATCTTGCATCTCAATCAGTCCGCCTCAAGGAGGAGCAACTCCGTCgtgaggaagagaaactTCGCGAGATTGAGCTCAAGGTGCAGCGTGAGATCGCCGAGAAACGCCAGGAACTATTGGCCCGCGAAAGCCAACTCAGGGAGATCGAAGCCCGCATGGCACGTGAGGCCAGCCAGAACCAAATGGCCCTTCAGCCCGAGGCTGCCAACGGAGATGCGTAA
- a CDS encoding IST3 family RNA-binding protein, whose translation MNAIRQTQALNKRELENAVPPEASWHADYRDTAYIYIGGLPFDLSEGDIITIFSQYGEPVHVDLIRDKETGKSRGFAFLKYEDQRSTDLAVDNLTGATVLGRVLRVDHARYKKRDNEEEEDNVAKLMGETTDRNARVEDTDDERRHKKRRSSDSREDEARSRPLLKEERELQELMMNHDDEDPMKEYLIEEKKEEIARALERLDKEKKHSRRRDASRERSSRHHRHHRHRHHHHRDGDRSRSRERRHRRDRSLSREERSHRDRSSSSREKSHKERSPVRSRSPVPRKDLERDDRRRS comes from the exons ATGAACGCTATTCGTCAAACTCAAGCGCTGAACAAGCGCGAACTTGAAAATGCAGT CCCACCTGAAGCTTCCTGGCATGCAGATTATCGGGATACAGCATACATTTACATCGGGGGCCTCCCATTCGATCTCTCAGAAGGCGACATTATAACAATCTTTTCACAGTACGGAGAGCCAGTACATGTGGATCTGATACGGGACAAAGAAACCGGAAAGAGTCGAGGGTTCGCGTTCCTAAAATATGAGGACCAGCGCAGTACAGATTTGGCTGTAGATAATTTGACCGGGGCGACAGTCTTGGGCAGGGTTCTGCGAGTGGACCATGCGAGATACAAGAAACGTGAcaacgaagaagaggaggataaCGTCGCGAAACTGATGGGCGAGACTACTGATCGGAACGCAAGGGTGGAGGATACTGATGACGAAAGAAGACACAAGAAGCGAAGGTCCAGTGATTCCAGAGAGGATGAGGCGCGGAGTCGACCCCTActcaaggaagagagagagcTTCaggagttgatgatgaaccacgacgacgaggaccCTATGAAGGAATATCTcattgaagagaagaaggaagaaatcgCACGGGCTCTTGAACGGTTGGataaggagaagaagcattCTCGTAGACGAGATGCAAGTCGGGAGCGATCAAGCCGCCATCACCGCCATCAccgccatcgtcatcaccatcaccgagaTGGGGATCGATCTCGCTCTCGAGAACGCAGGCATCGCCGTGATCGGTCATTATCCAGGGAAGAGCGTTCCCACAGAGACAGATCATCGTCAAGCAGAGAAAAATCTCACAAGGAGAGATCGCCTGTGCGCTCCCGATCCCCAGTACCGCGAAAGGATCTTGAAAGAGACGATCGTCGACGATCATAG
- a CDS encoding dynein family protein: protein MSGNNSRPSSKDGPKKNIWSSMLDSVANGKRLPEKNLLILGGTPESQREFIETLSVDTSDPTLISEKRRGRSPPVANQFALGYTYHDVLDADQEDTLARVSAYLLSEPSLSFAPLLKPLLTPQSVPETLVVILLDWSDPWTWVRRLREWVRLLRHVLISLDDETKIVMEEIMTEWKDRKRGMDSGAQGLASSGGPVTIPLGPGEWDEGLGIPMCVVCQGADKIEKLEKDHGWREEEFDFILQFMRTILLKHGASLIYTTAFLANSLQSLIHSSLGIHSLLKRQSLKHNVIDRDKILVPPNWDSWGKIRIIREGFDMEGVSTAWSIEIQDPPEPLTGAVDQPQEDSATGAEDGTSAVAIFEQTITDPKRNTAIAHPGSQNSANKIEVETLDMQSFLAKQLEVLEQLKLEDEKDRATKQVPHLEMSPLEDNGRVNEHIGPVQFNMGGIQVDADDMLRKLKEREANRVQRKEIASSPGDEKAHNQALANFFAGLVKKPGTSPRGSPSA from the exons ATGTCTGGAAACAATAGTCGACCGTCAAGTAAAGATGGCCCAAAGAAAAACATCTGGTCGTCCATGCTGGACAGTGTCGCAAATGGAAAGCGCTTGCCTGAGAAGAATCTTTTGATATTAG GAGGAACACCAGAATCACAGAGGGAGTTTATAGAGACACTATCCGTGGACACTTCGGATCCTACTTTGATCAGCGAGAAGCGCAGGGGAAGGTCACCGCCAGTCGCAAATCAATTCGCGTTAGGTTACACATATCATGACGTCCTGGACGCCGACCAGGAAG ATACCTTGGCTCGGGTCTCTGCATACCTACTTTCCGAACCGTCCTTATCCTTTGCACCGCTCCTCAAGCCACTCTTAACTCCTCAATCAGTCCCAGAAACTTTAGTCGTAATCCTGCTCGACTGGTCGGACCCCTGGACGTGGGTTCGCAGATTGCGGGAATGGGTTCGTTTGCTCCGACATGTTCTCATTTCCCTTGACGACGAGACAAAGATTGTAATGGAAGAGATCATGACGGAATGGAAGGATCGAAAAAGGGGCATGGATTCCGGAGCGCAAGGGTTGGCCAGCTCTGGAGGACCGGTGACGATACCTCTCGGCCCTGGTGAATGGGATGAGGGGCTTGGAATCCCTATGTGTGTGGTCTGTCAAGGG GCGGATAAGATCGAGAAACTGGAAAAGGACCACGGATGGCGTGAAGAGGAGTTTGACTTCATTCTTCAGTTTATGAGGACCATTCTTCTGAAAC ATGGCGCATCGTTGATATATACCACCGCGTTCCTCGCAAACTCCTTGCAGAGTTTGATACATTCGTCCCTTGGAATACATTCGTTACTGAAGCGACAATCGCTCAAGCACAATGTGATTGATCGGGACAAGATTTTGGTGCCTCCGAATTGGGATTCATGGGGGAAGATTCGAATCATCAGAGAGGGTTTTGATATGGAAGGTGTATCAACTGCTTGGTCCATCGAGATCCAGGACCCTCCCGAGCCACTCACTGGAGCCGTCGATCAACCTCAGGAGGACAGCGCAACGGGTGCCGAGGACGGGACCAGCGCTGTGGCAATATTCGAACAAACGATCACAGATCCAAAGCGCAATACCGCGATAGCGCATCCCGGAAGCCAAAATAGCGCGAACAAGATTGAAGTGGAGACGCTGGACATGCAGAGCTTCCTTGCCAAGCAACTAGAGGTCCTTGAGCAGTTgaagctggaagatgagaaggatcGTGCGACAAAACAAGTACCTCATCTTGAAATGTCACCTTTAGAAGATAACGGTCGGGTAAATGAGCACATCGGGCCGGTGCAATTCAACATGGGAGGTATTCAGGTCGACGCTGACGACATGCTGCGGAAACTCAAA GAGAGAGAGGCCAACCGAGTCCAGAGAAAAGAAATTGCTTCGTCACCAGGGGATGAAAAGGCACACAATCAAGCGCTGGCGAATTTCTTTGCAGGCTTGGTCAAGAAACCTGGAACGAGTCCGCGCGGAAGTCCGTCGGCTTGA
- a CDS encoding spermidine synthase, producing MSSPGMFQQVKLEKLLPGVALLFLTAFYSPVFLLTLSPVFGSAPSHIFHGYGVAVSAAAGWFLKDVIHRLSGRRAVYLVPVLAFWVSTIQYFMFHQSSSFGNPTGPLIIDIFTFYPLVLLSVACAGKLLQAGLNMSQHGDLMTEHIPLLGSYVIYSAGEYFSKAFISKFIGLTFFLSRGGLQLLIASLYSATIPSKWLVLAVPSILFSLTFNVHMPFGRTTAALNSAIQVEGYELLARQDSSTGYISVLENLEDGFRVMRCDHSLLGGQWTKMPRNYHPEVKDPIYAVFAMLEAIRLIETDHGEARPDANSRALVIGLGVGTTPAALITHGIETTIVEIDPVVHKFAMEYFHLPSSHIAAIEDASVFVKRAQESPNPAQYDYIVHDVFTGGAEPVELFTIEFIKGLYDLLKEDGVIAINYAGDISLYPAALTVRTIKAVFPSCRIFREDAAADAKFDFTNMVIFCKKSNTPLRFRDPVKADFLGSKSRQHYLVPKHEVDPAKFEKVEKGGRRVLVAKETGRLHKYQDRGAIAHWEIMRTVMPDAVWENW from the exons ATGTCTTCTCCCGGAATGTTCCAGCAAGTCAAGCTTGAAAAGCTTCTGCCAGGTGTAGCATTGCTGTTCCTCACTGCTTTCTATTCCCCTGTCTTTCTCTTGACACTGTCTCCGGTTTTTGGCTCTGCGCCTTCCCATATCTTTCAcgggtacggagtagctgTCAGTGCCGCTGCAGGCTGGTTCTTGAAGGACGTGATCCATCGGCTGTCTGGCCGCAGAGCAGTATATTTGGTCCCCGTTCTCGCATTCTGGGTATCGACCATCCAGTACTTCATGTTTCACCAGAGCTCATCTTTCGGGAATCCAACTGGCCCGCTAATTATTGACATATTTACCTTCTACCCTCTGGTACTCCTTTCTGTGGCTTGCGCCGGGAAACTATTGCAGGCGGGCCTGAACATGAGCCAGCATGGAGACCTTATGACAGAGCATATTCCCCTTCTCGGGTCCTATGTTATCTACTCCGCAGGGGAATATTTTTCAAAAGCGTTTATCTCGAAGTTCATTggcttgaccttcttcctgAGCCGTGGCGGCCTTCAATTACTGATTGCGAGCTTGTATTCGGCTACCATCCCATCTAAATGGCTTGTATTAGCGGTTCCATCtattctcttctctctcacGTTTAATGTGCACATGCCCTTCGGCCGCACAACTGCTGCTCTGAACTCTGCTATTCAAGTGGAAGGATATGAACTTCTCGCTAGACAGGATTCTTCAACCGGGTACATATCCGTTTTGGAGAACTTGGAAGATGGCTTCCGAGTGATGCGATGTGATCATAGTCTCCTTGGCGGTCAATGGACAAAGATGCCGCGCAATTACCATCCCGAGGTCAAGGACCCCATTTACGCTGTGTTTGCTATGCTCGAAGCCATCCGTTTGATCGAAACCGACCACGGCGAGGCGCGTCCGGACGCCAACAGCAGGGCTCTTGTCAT TGGACTTGGGGTTGGGACCACCCCCGCTGCGTTGATTACGCACGGCATCGAGACCACAATCGTGGAGATAGATCCGGTTGTGCATAAATTTGCCATGGAATACTTCCACCTACCTTCCAGTCACATTGCAGCTATTGAAGACGCTTCAGTGTTTGTGAAGCGTGCCCAGGAATCCCCAAACCCTGCTCAATACGACTACATTGTCCATGACGTCTTCACCGGCGGGGCGGAGCCAGTCGAGCTCTTCACAATCGAATTCATCAAGGGTCTATATGACCTATTGAAAGAGGATGGTGTTATTGCCATT AACTACGCCGGTGATATCTCACTTTACCCAGCCGCACTCACGGTGCGCACAATTAAGGCAGTCTTCCCGTCGTGCAGGATCTTCCGCGAAGACGCAGCCGCGGATGCCAAGTTCGATTTCACCAACATGGTAATCTTCTGCAAGAAGAGCAACACACCCCTTCGCTTCAGAGATCCAGTCAAAGCCGATTTCCTGGGAAGCAAGTCTCGTCAACACTACCTTGTGCCCAAGCACGAGGTGGACCCAGCCAAATTCGAAAAGGTTGAGAAGGGTGGAAGGCGTGTTCTGGTTGCAAAGGAAACGGGCCGGCTTCATAAGTACCAGGATCGTGGTGCAATTGCCCATTGGGAGATCATGAGAACAGTCATGCCGGATGCGGTATGGGAGAATTGGTAA
- the rom2 gene encoding putative Rho guanyl nucleotide exchange factor (Rom2), which yields MADLGGQQGRNYRPYGHASSFQRDAAFSEIFGGAPPPGRSQTMNSQTPQFSQDRAHTMSSHVPHPQMQRPPPQPARQGPNGYTPAAPNGHYQAYPGPAAMAQQSSHNPPRPYPGRYVYPQPQRLDSRPAPGPQYPDVKGYGRPMPPPALNSDAYRSRSMARMGGPPGYQQPPLSSFNHTSASAFRQQPYSSTTPVTDQGRVVPVRHANERAMSLTSYSMDRDHSHTTQTGRVIPTRRQPSGPSQPPTRHFEEEPAIVHHVNGRPRPPSDGSTNSRAMSMASTIVPDRTMSMQSQMTHRPSNQTTLVSNNSRRSKVPLVYPALLSRVADVFRERIPLGERQKNGLSYQNAFSGAEAVDLIAHIIKTNDRNLALLLGRALDAQKFFHDVTYDHRLRDAQGEIYQFKETMGEEAPSSEVNGVFTLLTECYSPTCTRDSLCYSIACPRRLEQQARLNLKPQPGLRTSASKASLHGDDDNDNQKLWINMVPKEVSDSIDDREKKRQEIIFEIMYTERDFVKDLEYLRDFWMRPLRAAGNANQSPIPEHRREKFIRTVFGNCLEVLKVNGALCEALNSRQKESPVVKTVGDIFLQHVPNFDPFIKYGANQLYGKYEFEKEKASNPAFARFVEETERLKESRKLELNGYLTKPTTRLARYPLLLEQVVKNTKDDNPDKEDIPKAIKLIKDFLSRVNTESGRAENHFNLVQLNSALKFNPGDYVDLKLTEENRQMLTKMAFRKAPTDSSEVTAYLFDHAVLLVRIKVVNKREEYRVYRKPIPLELLVIAQMDEVIPKVGVPKRPSSSLLSNKPAANPPSTKEGLPITFRHLGKGGYEQTLYATSPTQRRKFIEMVEEQQRKLRERNSNFYNKTVLCSNFFTSANRVNCLVPVDGGRKLVYGTDSGIFISERWPKDKSAKPRRVLDASQVTQIDTLEEYQLLLVLANKTLSSYPMEALELAEGQNSVAKRPKKIQGHANFFKAGIGLGRHLVCSVKTSALSSTIKVYEPMDNLAKGKKKSAVSKMFQSGQDTLKPFKEYYIPAESSSIHFLRSTLCVGCARGFEVVSLETTETQSLLDQADTSLDFVARKENVKPIHIERMNGEFLLNYSDFSFFVNRNGWRARPDWKISWEGNPNAFALSYPYILAFEPNFIEIRHIETSELIHIMTGKNIRMLHSSTREILYAYEDEGGEDVVASLDFWNKPQQQQ from the exons ATGGCCGATCTCGGTGGCCAACAGGGCCGGAACTACAGGCCTTATGGACATGCGTCCTCTTTCCAGCGCGATGCTGCATTCTCAGAGATATTCGGCGGGGCACCGCCACCTGGACGCTCCCAGACAATGAACTCGCAGACGCCCCAGTTTTCCCAAGATCGCGCCCACACAATGTCATCGCATGTGCCACATCCTCAAATGCAAAGGCCACCCCCGCAGCCCGCTCGTCAGGGACCGAATGGTTACACGCCGGCAGCTCCGAACGGACACTATCAAGCATACCCGGGGCCCGCAGCTATGGCTCAACAATCTTCGCACAATCCTCCGCGACCATATCCCGGACGTTATGTTTATCCTCAACCCCAACGGCTAGATTCGAGACCCGCTCCTGGCCCACAGTATCCAGATGTCAAGGGATACGGTCGGCCTATGCCTCCCCCAGCCCTGAATTCGGATGCATACAGATCAAGGTCAATGGCGCGAATGGGTGGCCCGCCGGGGTATCAACAACCGCCACTAAGCAGTTTCAATCACACTTCCGCAAGCGCTTTCCGTCAACAACCGTATAGTTCGACAACTCCGGTAACCGATCAAGGACGGGTTGTGCCAGTGAGGCATGCGAATGAACGCGCAATGTCGCTGACATCCTACTCCATGGATCGCGACCATTCTCACACCACGCAGACAGGTCGGGTGATTCCTACAAGGAGGCAGCCATCTGGCCCAAGTCAACCCCCGACGCGCCACTTCGAAGAAGAGCCTGCAATCGTTCACCATGTGAACGGAAGACCGCGACCGCCAAGTGATGGGTCAACAAATTCCCGCGCTATGTCTATGGCGTCGACCATCGTACCAGATCGGACCATGAGCATGCAAAGCCAGATGACACACAGGCCCAGTAATCAAACAACTTTAGTTTCCAACAATTCCCGCCGGAGCAAAGTTCCACTGGTGTACCCCGCCCTGCTCTCACGGGTCGCTGACGTCTTTCGCGAGAGAATCCCGCTTGGAGAACGGCAGAAGAACGGCTTGTCTTATCAAAATGCGTTTTCTGGTGCGGAGGCTGTGGATCTTATTGCTCACATCATCAAGACAAACGATCGTaatcttgctcttcttctgggGCGAGCGCTCGATGCGCAGAAGTTTTTCCACGATGTGACGTACGATCATCGACTTCGAGACGCTCAGGGGGAAATCTATCAATTCAAGGAAACCATGGGAGAAGAGGCGCCGAGTTCCGAGGTCAATGGAGTTTTTACGCTTTTGACGGAATGTTACTCTCCCACCTGCACGCGCGATAGTCTGTGCTATTCTATCGCGTGTCCAAGAAGGCTAGAACAACAGGCAAGATTGAATCTCAAGCCGCAACCAGGTCTGCGCACGTCCGCCTCGAAGGCCAGCCTTCacggcgatgatgacaatgataATCAGAAACTCTGGATCAATATGGTCCCCAAGGAAGTTTCTGACAGTATCGACGATCGCGAAAAGAAGCGCCAGGAAATCATCTTCGAGATCATGTACACAGAACGTGATTTTGTCAAGGATCTGGAGTACCTGAGAGATTTCTGGATGAGACCATTGCGTGCGGCCGGCAACGCAAACCAATCCCCCATCCCGGAGCATCGGCGTGAGAAATTCATTCGAACAGTGTTCGGAAATTGCTTGGAAGTTCTGAAAGTTAATGGTGCTTTGTGTGAAGCCCTCAACTCCAGACAAAAGGAAAGTCCTGTGGTGAAAACTGTTGGTGACATATTCCTTCAGCATGTACCCAACTTTGACCCTTTCATCAAGTATGGTGCCAACCAGCTCTACGGTAAATATGAgtttgagaaggagaaggcatCAAATCCTGCTTTTGCAAGATTCGTCGAAGAGACTGAACGGCTCAAGGAGTCACGGAAGCTGGAATTAAACGGCTACTTGACCAAGCCCACCACTCGTCTGGCAAGATATCCGTTGCTTCTCGAACAGGTTGTGAAGAACACGAAGGATGATAATCCAGACAaggaagatattcccaaaGCCATCAAACTCATCAAAGATTTTCTGTCACGGGTCAACACTGAGAGCGGAAGGGCTGAGAACCATTTCAACCTCGTGCAGCTGAATTCGGCCCTGAAGTTTAACCCCGGCGATTATGTTGACCTGAAGTTGACTGAGGAAAATCGTCAAATGCTCACTAAGATGGCGTTCAGGAAAGCTCCAACAGATAGTTCCGAAGTAACTGCGTATCTCTTCGACCACGCAGTATTGCTTGTGAGAATCAAAGTTGTCAACAAGCGCGAAGAGTATCGTGTCTATCGGAAGCCAATCCCTCTCGAACTGTTGGTTATCGCACAGATGGACGAAGTGATTCCCAAGGTTGGAGTCCCCAAAAGACCGTCGTCCAGCTTGCTCTCCAACAAGCCTGCCGCCAATCCTCCCAGCACTAAAGAGGGGCTACCCATAACCTTTCGGCATTTAGGCAAGGGTGGTTACGAGCAGACCCTCTATGCCACGTCGCCAACCCAAAGGAGAAAATTCATCGAGATGGTTGAAGAGCAACAAAGAAAGCTCAGAGAACGGAACAGTAACTTCTACAACAAGACAGTTTTGTGTTCAAATTTTTTCACTTCCGCAAATCGCGTGAACTGCCTTGTCCCTGTTG ATGGCGGCAGAAAGTTGGTGTATGGCACTGATAGTGGCATTTTTATCTCGGAGCGTTGGCCCAAGGATAAGTCTGCCAAGCCGAGACGGGTGCTGGATGCTAGCCAAGTCACTCAAATCGACACCTTGGAGGAGTACCAACTACTTCTAGTGCTAGCGAACAAAACACTCTCGTCCTATCCGATGGAGGCGCTCGAGCTTGCGGAGGGTCAAAATTCAGTAGCAAAGCGGCCGAAGAAGATTCAAGGTCATGCGAACTTCTTCAAAGCGGGAATTGGGCTTGGACGCCATTTAGTATGCTCTGTCAAGACATCGGCTCTGTCATCGACTATCAAGGTTTACGAGCCCATGGACAACCTGGCaaagggcaagaagaagtctGCCGTGAGCAAGATGTTCCAGAGCGGTCAGGACACTCTGAAACCCTTCAAG GAATACTACATACCGGCAGAGtcatcgtccatccattTCCTCCGCTCGACTCTTTGTGTAGGATGCGCTCGTGGGTTTGAGGTAGTAAGTCTTGAGACTACTGAGACGCAGTCCCTTCTGGATCAGGCGGATACTTCGCTTGATTTTGTCGCACGCAAGGAGAATGTGAAGCCGATTCACATTGAGCGAATGAACGGAGAATTCTTGCTCAACTACAGCGACTTCTCGTTCTTCGTCAACCGAAACGGGTGGCGAGCTCGCCCGGATTGGAAGATCTCATGGGAGGGCAACCCCAATGCATTTGCTCTATCATACCCTTATATCCTTGCCTTTGAGCCAAATTTTATCGAAATTCGGCACATTGAGACGAGCGAGCTGATACATATCATGACTGGAAAGAACATTCGGATGTTGCATTCTTCCACAAGAGAG ATTTTGTACGCCTACGAAGACGAAGGAGGCGAGGATGTAGTTGCCAGTCTGGATTTCTGGAACAAGccccaacaacaacaatga
- a CDS encoding V-type proton ATPase proteolipid subunit — translation MAESELAPKFAPFFSFAGIASAMIFGSMGAAYGTAKSGIGISGVGTFRPDLIMKSLIPVVMSGIIAVYGLVIAVLIAGDMAPPPTQNMSLYTGFMHLASGLSVGLAGVAAGYTIGIVGDAGVRAYMQQSRVYVGMILILIFGEVLGLYGLIVGLILNSKSK, via the exons ATGGCGGAAAGCGAGCTGGCTCCCAAATTTGCGCCATTTTTCTCCTTT GCGGGAATCGCATCTGCA ATGATTTTCGGGT CAATGGGAGCGGCGTATGGAACGGCAAAGTCTGGGATTGGTATCTCTGGTGTAGGAACGTTTCGGCCAGATTTGATCATGAAG TCCTTGATCCCAGTCGTCATGTCGGGTATTATCGCGGTCTACGGTTTGGTCATTGCAGTTCTCATCGCAGGAGACATGGCCCCGCCTCCAACACAGAACATGAGCTTGTACAC AGGATTCATGCACCTTGCATCCGGATTATCGGTTGGCCTCGCGGGCGTGGCTGCCGGATATACCATCGGGATCGTTGGTGATGCG GGTGTTCGTGCTTACATGCAGCAATCCCGAGTCTATGTCGGGATGATTCTTATCCTGATTTTTGGCGAAGTTCTCGGCCTTTATGG ACTAATTGTCGGTCTCATCCTCAACTCAAAGAGCAAATAG
- a CDS encoding phosphatidylinositol-3,5-bisphosphate binding protein HSV2 translates to MLGQSNYLAIVGGGRNPKFPQNKLVIWDDAKQKAVITLEFRTSVLGVRLSKSRIVVALLNSIHIFAFSNPPQKLSVFETTDNPIGLACLGQKLLAFPGRSPGQVQIVELETGNVSIIPAHSTPLRAMALSPDGEVLATASEAGTLIRVFSTSNCTKMAELRRGVDHAVIFSLAISPSNNILAVTSDKSTLHLFDIPHPRGQSRRSQSPSSLSEEVTNHKWGILGKIPLLPRVFSDRGLETISWGRLRPLLSPCIDIMG, encoded by the exons ATGCTGGGCCAGTCAAACTACCTGGCTATTGTTGGTGGAGGAAGAAATCCCAAATTTCCTCAAAACAAG TTGGTGATTTGGGACGATGCGAAACAAAAAGCAGTCATAACACTCGAGTTCCGTACGTCCGTCCTAGGTGTCCGTTTGTCGAAATCGCGAATCGTTGTCGCTTTATTGAATAGTATACACATTTTCGCGTTTTCCAATCCTCCACAGAAGCTCTCAGTCTTCGAAACCACCGACAATCCCATTGGTCTGGCATGCCTAGGGCAGAAGTTACTCGCTTTTCCAGGAAGATCTCCAGGGCAGGTGCAGATCGTCGAGCTGGAAACGGGAAATGTCAGCATCATACCTGCTCATAGTACTCCGCTGCGTGCCATGGCATTAAGTCCCGACGGTGAAGTGCTGGCAACAGCGAGTGAAGCG GGCACATTGATACGAGTGTTTTCTACGAGCAATTGCACAAAGATGGCTGAACTGCGACGAGGAGTTGACCATGCGGTGATCTTCTCACTTGCGATTTCACCTTCGAACAATATATTAGCTGTCACGTCGGATAAGTCTACTCTCCATTTGTTCGATATCCCCCATCCACGAGGTCAGTCCCGCCGAAGCCAGTCACCTTCCTCGCTGTCGGAGGAAGTGACAAACCACAAATGGGGAATCTTAGGCAAAATTCCCTTGCTCCCGCGAGTATTCTCTGAC AGAGGGTTGGAAACGATATCTTGGGGCCGGCTGAGGCCGCTCCTTTCTCCTTGCATTGACATCATGGGTTGA